From one Brevundimonas sp. PAMC22021 genomic stretch:
- the gshB gene encoding glutathione synthase yields the protein MLRVAIQMDPVESVNIESDTTWLMATTAQDRGHALWIYDFRTLALEDGRLFCRARPATLRQTQGDHVSFGEEVRLDLSKDVDVILMRQDPPFDMAYVTATYLLETVHPQTLVVNDPAEVRSAPEKLLATRFPGLQPPTLISSDPVALLDFHRRHGDVVLKPLHGAAGSGVVRLKADDPNLEALIEIHAAGSRDPLVIQKFIPAVSAGDKRIILIDGEPVGAINRVPAKDQVRSNLRVGGTAAPVELTPRDREICAAIGPTLRERGLLFVGIDVIGDYLTEINVTSPTGAQQLKRFSGVDAAALMWDAIESKRVPSA from the coding sequence ATGCTTCGTGTCGCCATTCAGATGGACCCCGTCGAGTCCGTCAACATCGAGTCCGACACCACCTGGCTGATGGCCACGACGGCGCAGGATCGGGGCCACGCGCTGTGGATCTACGACTTCCGCACCCTGGCGCTGGAGGACGGCCGCCTGTTCTGCCGCGCGCGCCCGGCGACGCTGCGCCAGACGCAGGGCGATCATGTTTCCTTCGGTGAAGAGGTCCGGCTGGACCTATCGAAGGATGTGGACGTGATCCTGATGCGCCAGGATCCGCCGTTCGACATGGCCTATGTCACCGCCACCTACCTGCTGGAAACGGTGCATCCGCAGACCCTGGTGGTGAACGACCCGGCCGAGGTGCGCTCGGCGCCGGAGAAGCTTCTCGCCACGCGGTTCCCGGGCCTGCAGCCGCCGACGCTGATCTCGTCCGATCCGGTCGCCCTGTTGGATTTCCACCGCCGCCACGGCGACGTGGTGCTGAAGCCCCTGCACGGCGCGGCCGGCTCGGGCGTGGTGCGGTTGAAGGCCGACGATCCGAACCTGGAGGCGCTGATCGAGATCCACGCCGCGGGATCGCGCGACCCGCTGGTGATCCAGAAGTTCATTCCCGCCGTCTCGGCCGGCGACAAGCGCATCATCCTGATCGACGGGGAGCCGGTCGGCGCCATCAACCGCGTGCCGGCCAAGGATCAGGTGCGCTCCAACCTACGTGTCGGCGGCACCGCCGCACCGGTCGAACTGACCCCGCGCGACCGTGAGATCTGCGCCGCCATCGGGCCCACGCTGCGCGAACGGGGCCTCTTGTTCGTCGGCATCGACGTGATCGGCGACTACCTGACCGAGATCAACGTCACCTCCCCAACGGGCGCCCAGCAGCTGAAGCGCTTCTCCGGCGTCGATGCGGCGGCCCTGATGTGGGACGCCATCGAGTCCAAGCGCGTCCCCTCCGCCTGA
- a CDS encoding LysE family translocator, translating to MPVLPVDPHLFTTFLGIMAVMAITPGPANLFAVASGVQRGRASALVSVAGMNSASLVWFGAAALGLGALVAAFPAVFRLIAIGGALYVAWLGLKALHGAFRNPSDPSEIAVRGGGNAYANGFAVQIANPKAILFFTAVLPPFIDTARPVWPQLALFAVAMIGLDTLAMSAYALSGAALSRRMREPRFRRGFNVFVGLLLLTAAVLIAMRL from the coding sequence ATGCCCGTCCTGCCCGTCGATCCGCACCTGTTCACCACCTTTCTGGGGATCATGGCGGTGATGGCGATCACGCCCGGCCCGGCGAACCTGTTCGCCGTGGCCTCGGGCGTGCAGCGGGGCCGCGCCTCGGCCCTGGTCAGCGTGGCCGGCATGAACAGCGCCAGCCTCGTCTGGTTCGGGGCGGCGGCGCTGGGCCTCGGCGCCCTGGTGGCGGCTTTTCCCGCCGTGTTCCGGCTGATCGCTATCGGCGGCGCGCTGTATGTCGCCTGGCTGGGGCTGAAGGCCCTGCACGGCGCCTTTCGCAACCCTTCCGACCCGTCCGAGATCGCGGTGCGGGGCGGCGGCAACGCCTATGCCAACGGCTTTGCGGTCCAGATCGCCAATCCCAAGGCCATTCTGTTCTTCACCGCCGTGCTGCCGCCGTTCATCGACACGGCCCGGCCGGTCTGGCCGCAGCTGGCGCTGTTCGCCGTCGCCATGATCGGTCTGGATACGTTGGCCATGAGCGCCTACGCCCTGTCCGGCGCCGCCCTGTCGCGCCGGATGCGGGAGCCGCGCTTTCGCCGGGGCTTCAACGTCTTCGTGGGCCTGCTGCTGCTGACCGCCGCGGTGCTGATCGCCATGCGGCTGTAG